A region from the Misgurnus anguillicaudatus chromosome 7, ASM2758022v2, whole genome shotgun sequence genome encodes:
- the LOC141365413 gene encoding LOW QUALITY PROTEIN: protein ELYS-like (The sequence of the model RefSeq protein was modified relative to this genomic sequence to represent the inferred CDS: inserted 2 bases in 1 codon), with protein MYCVRLPETRFRAIMYCCPFVDVIASTSFVNRFGLNHLLNVNVLITTSQRLVLFFWGCPDRSGEPEEPEVHRGQNSRRPRMPAVESAGMPVHLISDFTAMETFTSSLLSFPEVTIDALGEDEVTLDSVLHGRFTVGKSGLAWLACGPQLEVVHAVTGERVSAYRFSGVSEDPPTVLAVRDFCWLKRTGLLVGLEEGEGSMLCLYDLGISRVVKAVVIPGKITAIEPLVSYGGASASTQHLHQSLRWFFGVAAVVTDVGHVLLVDLCLDDLSCRQSELEASDLEVVSPSEISRFREGAIQQGRHLCLQLSSPTDTGVTALQYIQRTNQLAVGFADGYLQLWNMKTLKKEYHSRLEGGRVPVYAFTFQEPENDPRNCCYLWAVQSAQDHEGDVVSLHLLQLAFGERKCLASGKIIYEGLEYCDERYSQDLNGTAFPLRAQTTNTRLIGCQTIEKFRHHPDRDDSMNEAASPDTSVSIFSWQVKPYGQSQPSTFIGVFDXNRWYHAQMPDSLRTGTSLRNCPYLAVWSLDSVVEMTASCPLMDLIVHERSLSRGLPYTCPPPEQFFNPTTYNFDGSCLLNTGIVHFTCSGHQKETLSYLKKLAPSLGDSITNGYSRCLMSGLLSSRLADVQPSSLSQEEQLDAILCTAVETSSLGFITGCIKQWTTEEQAGAAVNLRYILEWAWNKVVRTKEELDEICAPLFDSFTNFTDPQTLQLLQHSQRLLANLSTIFHCLLNDAQELTQKGLVGLMNKCMVSSLISQYAQVVLWFCRTGLLPEGTDDDVLQISRPFYSHSIIKNYYVSQREELQRLAKDKDKWCADCLMIDGLVTQCGERLVELWRRDEGGTGQYPPPTLHALLDIYQLENVEESAKHAIVIYFLLDLDHFLMGSSESFPTAFGIPIGLVKLVQGLWLLDHHDHESALELLLHPATSHSLWSWQHERVLQALMCQQKHTLALRYLHVMKPPLCTTSQAKLSLSVLLHNRCIVEAWALLRQRCNKLNMEELMKFLFNTCQELGLMKELLNLPLGMEEQECLKHFETV; from the exons ATGTACTGTGTTAGGTTGCCCGAGACAAGATTCAGAGCAATTATGTACTGCTGCCCTTTTGTTGATGTGATTGCTTCCACCTCATTTGTAAATCGCTTTGGATTAAACcatctgctaaatgtaaatgtacttatTACTACCAGCCAAAG ATTGGTCCTGTTTTTTTGGGGCTGCCCGGACCGTAGCGGTGAACCGGAGGAACCGGAGGTTCACCGCGGACAAAACAGCAGGCGTCCTCGGATGCCAGCTGTGGAGTCCGCGGGGATGCCGGTTCACCTTATTTCGGATTTCACCGCCATGGAGACCT TCACCAGCAGCTTGCTGAGTTTCCCAGAAGTGACGATAGACGCTCTGGGAGAGGATGAAGTTACGCTTGACTCCGTACTGCATGGAAGATTTACTGTTG GAAAGAGTGGACTGGCCTGGCTTGCTTGCGGGCCCCAGTTGGAGGTGGTCCATGCAGTTACTGGCGAGCGTGTCTCCGCTTACCGCTTCAGCGGGGTGTCCGAGGATCCGCCCACGGTGTTGGCCGTGCGGGATTTCTGTTGGCTAAAGCGAACAGGGCTTCTCGTGGGTCTGGAGGAAGGTGAAGGCAGTATGTTGTGCCTTTATGATCTTGGCATCTCCCGTGTTGTCAAGGCTGTGGTCATACCTGGCAAG ATAACAGCCATTGAGCCCTTGGTTAGCTATGGAGGGGCCAGTGCCAGCACACAGCATCTGCATCAGAGTCTACGTTGGTTCTTTGGAGTTGCTGCTGTGGTAACAGATGTCGGTCACGTTTTGCTGGTTGACCTCTGTCTGGATGACCTGTCTTGCAGGCAGAGTGAACTGGAAGCCTCAG ATTTGGAAGTGGTCTCTCCCTCTGAGATCTCACGCTTTAGAGAGGGTGCGATTCAGCAGGGCAGACACCTGTGCCTGCAGCTCAGCAGCCCCACAGATACAGGGGTAACAGCGCTGCAGTATATACAGCGGACCAACCAGCTTGCTGTAGGCTTTGCTGATGGCTACCTGCAGCTCTGGAACATGAAGACCCTCAAAAAAGA ATATCACTCACGGCTAGAGGGTGGCAGAGTGCCCGTCTACGCGTTCACGTTCCAGGAACCAGAGAATGATCCCCGAAACTGCTGCTATTTGTGGGCCGTGCAGTCAGCACAGGATCA TGAGGGGGATGTGGTTAGCCTTCATTTATTACAGCTGGCCTTTGGAGAGAGAAAGTGTTTGGCCTCAGGGAAAATTATCTATGAG gGTCTAGAGTATTGTGATGAGCGATATAGTCAGGACCTGAATGGCACGGCGTTCCCACTCAGGGCTCAAACTACTAATACTCGTTTGATCGGCTGCCAGACTATAGAGAAGTTTCGTCACCATCCTGATCGCGATGACAGCATGAATGAAG CGGCATCTCCGGATACAAGCGTATCAATTTTTAGCTGGCAAGTCAAGCCTTACGGACAAAGCCAGCCATCTACCTTCATTGGTGTTTTTGA TAACAGATGGTATCATGCTCAGATGCCAGACTCACTAAG AACGGGTACATCTTTGAGAAATTGTCCTTATCTGGCAGTGTGGTCTCTTGACTCTGTGGTAGAGATGACTGCTTCCTGTCCTCTGATGGACCTTATTGTTCATGAACGCAGTCTAAGTAGGGGCCTGCCTTACACCTGCCCCCCACCAGAGCAGTTCTTTAATCCCACAACCTACAACTTCG ATGGAAGTTGTTTGCTTAATACTGGAATTGTGCACTTTACTTGCTCTGGTCATCAAAAAGAG ACTCTGAGCTACTTGAAGAAACTGGCTCCAAGTTTGGGCGACAGCATTACTAATGGATACTCGCGCTGCCTTATGTCTGGTCTCCTGTCCTCTCGTCTTGCTGATGTCCAGCCCTCTAGCCTCTCACAG GAAGAGCAACTTGATGCCATCTTATGCACCGCTGTAGAGACGAGCTCCTTGGGATTCATCACTGGCTGTATTAAACAGTGGACCACTGAGG AGCAAGCGGGGGCAGCCGTGAATTTGCGCTATATACTGGAGTGGGCCTGGAACAAGGTTGTGCGCACCAAAGAAGAGCTGGATGAAATAT GTGCTCCACTCTTTGACAGCTTCACAAATTTCACAGATCCACAAACACTTCAGCTCCTACAGCACAGTCAACGCTTGCTGGCAAACCTCAGCACCATCTTCCATTGTTTGCTTAATGATGCACAGGAGCTCACACAGAAAG GGTTGGTTGGACTCATGAACAAATGCATGGTGTCCAGTTTGATTAGTCAGTATGCTCAGGTGGTTCTGTGGTTCTGCCGTACCGGCCTCCTTCCAGAGGGCACTG ATGATGATGTCCTGCAAATATCAAGGCCCTTTTACAGTCATTCTATTATAAAGAACTACTACGTTAGCCAAAGGGAAGAGCTGCAGAGACTGGCCAAGGATAA GGATAAGTGGTGTGCGGACTGCCTAATGATTGACGGTCTGGTAACGCAGTGTGGGGAGCGTCTTGTTGAACTCTGGAGAAGGGATGAAGGTGGAACTGGACAGTATCCTCCCCCGACACTTCAT GCATTGCTTGATATATATCAGCTGGAAAACGTTGAGGAGTCTGCCAAACATGCTATT GTTATTTATTTCCTACTGGATTTGGACCACTTTTTAATGGGAAGTAGTGAGTCTTTTCCCACCGCATTTGGTATTCCCATTGGTTTAGTCAAACTGGTACAAGGCCTGTGGTTGCTAGATCATCATGATCATGAG AGCGCTCTGGAGCTGCTCTTGCATCCAGCCACCAGTCACTCACTTTGGAGCTGGCAACATGAGCGTGTCCTGCAAGCTTTGATGTGTCAGCAGAAGCACACTCTTGCTCTACGCTACTTGCATGTGATGAAGCCTCCACTGTGCACTACCAGCCAAGCCAAGCTTTCCCTTTCAGTCCTGCTCCATAACAG GTGTATTGTGGAGGCATGGGCGTTGTTAAGGCAGCGCTGTAATAAGTTAAACATGGAAGAGCTGATGAAGTTTCTCTTCAATACGTGCCAGGAGCTAGGTCTGATGAAAGAGCTACTGAATCTGCCACTTGGCATGGAAGAACAGGAGTGTTTAAAACACTTTGAGACAGTATAA